The following proteins are co-located in the Equus caballus isolate H_3958 breed thoroughbred chromosome 15, TB-T2T, whole genome shotgun sequence genome:
- the MITD1 gene encoding MIT domain-containing protein 1 isoform X2 produces the protein MARCGLGQDPESAAAVAVLKRAVELDSESRYPQALVCYQEGIDLLLQVLKDGKYHKQIKIEENATGFSYESLFQEYLNETVTEVWIEDPYIRHTHQLYNFLRFCEMLIKKPCKVKTIHLLTSLDEGSRREQQSSGLREIKESLRKHGVLLELEYSSSIHDREIRFNNGWMIKIGRGLDYFKKAQGRFSLGYCDFDLRPCHETTVDIFHNKHTKKI, from the exons ATGGCGAGGTGTGGTCTGGGCCAGGATCCCGAAAGCGCCGCTGCGGTCGCTGTGCTAAAGCGGGCGGTGGAACTAGATTCGGAGTCGCGGTACCCGCAGGCTCTGGTGTGTTACCAGGAGGGGATTGACCTGCTCCTGCAGGTTCTGAAAG ATGGAAAATATCACaagcaaattaaaatagaagAGAATGCGACAGGTTTCAGTTATGAGTCACTTTTTCAAGAATACCTTAATGAAACAGTTACAGAAGTTTGGATAGAAGATCCTTATATTAGACATACTCATCAG CTGTATAACTTTCTTCGATTTTGTGAGATGCTTATTAAGAAACCATGTAAAGTAAAAACTATTCATCTTCTCACCTCTCTGGATGAA GGCAGTAGGAGAGAACAGCAAAGTAGTGGCCTGAGAGAGATAAAAGAGTCACTCAGGAAGCATGGAGTGCTGTTGGAATTAGAATACTCTTCTTCAATACATGACCGAGAAATTAG GTTCAACAATGGATGGATGATTAAGATTGGAAGGGGacttgattattttaagaaagcaCAG gGTCGTTTTTCCCTTGGATATTGCGATTTTGATTTAAGACCATGTCATGAAACAACAGTGGACATTTTTCATAACAAGCACACAAAAAAAATATGA
- the MITD1 gene encoding MIT domain-containing protein 1 isoform X1, whose product MARCGLGQDPESAAAVAVLKRAVELDSESRYPQALVCYQEGIDLLLQVLKGTKDDTKKCHLRKKISGYMDRAENIKKYLDQEKEDGKYHKQIKIEENATGFSYESLFQEYLNETVTEVWIEDPYIRHTHQLYNFLRFCEMLIKKPCKVKTIHLLTSLDEGSRREQQSSGLREIKESLRKHGVLLELEYSSSIHDREIRFNNGWMIKIGRGLDYFKKAQGRFSLGYCDFDLRPCHETTVDIFHNKHTKKI is encoded by the exons ATGGCGAGGTGTGGTCTGGGCCAGGATCCCGAAAGCGCCGCTGCGGTCGCTGTGCTAAAGCGGGCGGTGGAACTAGATTCGGAGTCGCGGTACCCGCAGGCTCTGGTGTGTTACCAGGAGGGGATTGACCTGCTCCTGCAGGTTCTGAAAG gcACCAAAGATGATACAAAGAAGTGtcatctcagaaaaaaaatttctggcTACATGGATAGagcagaaaacataaaaaaatacttggaTCAAGAAAAAGAAG ATGGAAAATATCACaagcaaattaaaatagaagAGAATGCGACAGGTTTCAGTTATGAGTCACTTTTTCAAGAATACCTTAATGAAACAGTTACAGAAGTTTGGATAGAAGATCCTTATATTAGACATACTCATCAG CTGTATAACTTTCTTCGATTTTGTGAGATGCTTATTAAGAAACCATGTAAAGTAAAAACTATTCATCTTCTCACCTCTCTGGATGAA GGCAGTAGGAGAGAACAGCAAAGTAGTGGCCTGAGAGAGATAAAAGAGTCACTCAGGAAGCATGGAGTGCTGTTGGAATTAGAATACTCTTCTTCAATACATGACCGAGAAATTAG GTTCAACAATGGATGGATGATTAAGATTGGAAGGGGacttgattattttaagaaagcaCAG gGTCGTTTTTCCCTTGGATATTGCGATTTTGATTTAAGACCATGTCATGAAACAACAGTGGACATTTTTCATAACAAGCACACAAAAAAAATATGA
- the MITD1 gene encoding MIT domain-containing protein 1 isoform X3, whose translation MDRAENIKKYLDQEKEDGKYHKQIKIEENATGFSYESLFQEYLNETVTEVWIEDPYIRHTHQLYNFLRFCEMLIKKPCKVKTIHLLTSLDEGSRREQQSSGLREIKESLRKHGVLLELEYSSSIHDREIRFNNGWMIKIGRGLDYFKKAQGRFSLGYCDFDLRPCHETTVDIFHNKHTKKI comes from the exons ATGGATAGagcagaaaacataaaaaaatacttggaTCAAGAAAAAGAAG ATGGAAAATATCACaagcaaattaaaatagaagAGAATGCGACAGGTTTCAGTTATGAGTCACTTTTTCAAGAATACCTTAATGAAACAGTTACAGAAGTTTGGATAGAAGATCCTTATATTAGACATACTCATCAG CTGTATAACTTTCTTCGATTTTGTGAGATGCTTATTAAGAAACCATGTAAAGTAAAAACTATTCATCTTCTCACCTCTCTGGATGAA GGCAGTAGGAGAGAACAGCAAAGTAGTGGCCTGAGAGAGATAAAAGAGTCACTCAGGAAGCATGGAGTGCTGTTGGAATTAGAATACTCTTCTTCAATACATGACCGAGAAATTAG GTTCAACAATGGATGGATGATTAAGATTGGAAGGGGacttgattattttaagaaagcaCAG gGTCGTTTTTCCCTTGGATATTGCGATTTTGATTTAAGACCATGTCATGAAACAACAGTGGACATTTTTCATAACAAGCACACAAAAAAAATATGA